The following is a genomic window from Desulforhopalus sp..
CGTATACCGTACCAGCATCGACAGGGACCAGCCGCTATCCTGCGGTGCGAGTTGGGTGCTGAAGCCGAGCATCCGTTTTGGAACAACCGCAAGCTGGTCTTCTGCCAAGGAATGATCAAAGTAGGTGAGTGACGGAGTAAAGCTCAGCCAATCGCTGGGATGGTAGTCACTGGCCAATGTCATGCCGTGTCGCACAGCAGTCTCATCGGTTTGACCAAGGTCATAGCTGCTTGACAGGGTGGCGGCAGATTCACTTCCGGGCCAGGGAGCTGAGCTGTCAAAGGTCTCGTGGAAGGCACTGAGGCTGATATCGAAGCCATCAAAGAGCGTTTGATTGTAACCAATTTTGTGAAAGCCTAAAGAAGCGGACCGGTCATTATCAATGGCGAAGGGGTCGAAGTCGACAGCTTCAAGGTCTTGCAGGGCGGGAGAGTAAGCTGTGAATTCATTGCGGCCGAAATACGAAACAAGGCCACCTTCAGAAACCGGCATATCCAGGTACTGCTCAAAACGGTACTCGTTGTTATTGTCACCGGTGGAGCTGAGAGCTGTGTGGCGCTTGGAGCCGACGAAGCGTTTTTTCCAGTATTTGTCGGCGAGGCTGGAGACGATAATGCCTTCACTGCTGCTGGCATGAATAAACTGTCCGTCGGAGAGATACACCCCGACATGGTTGATCCGTTTTGTCTTTTTCTTTTTGGTAGTGCTGCCAAAAAAGACCAGGTCGCCGGTTTGCAGCTCGCGGGTATCGATCTTTTGCAGTTCTGGGGACTGAAACTGGTCACCGGAGCTGTGAGGAAGCTCGATACCCAGCAGCCGGTCGTAGACCGTCCTGGCAAAGCCAGAGCAGTCAAAACCTTTTTTGGATGTGCCCCCTTTGCGATAGGGAGCGCCAAGGTACTCTTTCACCTCATTGGCAAACTGCTGATCGGAAAGACCACTCGATGATAATGATGAGTCAGAACGACTTTCAACGGCTGAAACCTGAGAAGTCGAAATGGCGATAACTACGCAGCAAACGATACAAATGAGACTTTTGTAAAACAGACAGGGTCGGATTTGTCTTTGCATGGTCCTCTCGTCAGTATTTTTCTGGCTTAGAGTTTTTTGCAATCTTGCATGGGACAGAACGTTTCAACCTTCCGCCATGCACCTTCTCCTGGGTGAAATGAGCTATTTCCCCGAAAGGCAGATTTTTAAATGCAAGTTGTGCAACCTCTTCTTAAGAATCCGGGAAATTGCATCCCCGGAAAAAATCAATTTCACAGGAAATAGACTATTAGGGGGGACTTTGTCAACCCTAAATCTGTTTTGAATCAATAAAATGTGCAATAAATCCGCCATAATCGATTAAGGAGAGGGGTTGTTGACGGTAAAGAAAACACCGGAGTTCCGTGACTTTTCGCAAAAGAAGAGGTGTTTTGGCGGCAAGGGGCGAGGTGTCTCGATTTTTCTGCTTTTTGGGGAGCCTATTGACAGGAAGGATAGAGCCGATCTACACTTCGAGGCGATATCGGGATGGAGTATATAGTAGATGTCGATGTGTGGAAATCATCAAATCCGCGGAGGGGAGGATCATCATGGAAAACCTGAGTGCCACCGAGTTATACGCAAGGTATACCAATAAGGAAATGACCCGGCGACAGTTTCTCGACAAGCTGGCCGTTGTCGCTGGGGGGGTTGCCGCGGCATACGCGGTTCTTCCGTTGCTGGAAGGGAGCCCTGCCCAGGCGGAGATCGTTGCCGCCGGCGATACACGGCTTGCTGCACAAGTGGCACAATTTGCAGTGGCCGGTGGCCAGATGTCAGGATACCAGGCCCAGCTCAAAGGTGCCGGAAAGCAGCCCGCCATCCTGGTGGTGCATGAGAACAGGGGGTTGAATCCCCATATCGAAGATGTTGCCCGGCGGTTTGCCCTGGAGGGCTTTCTGGCACTCGCCCCTGATGCCTTGTCGCCGTTTGGTGGTTCTCCTGCCGATCCCGAGAAGGCTATCGCCATGATCAAGGAGCTTGATATGGGGGGTACGGTGAAGAATTTTGCCGCAGCTGCCGCCTATCTCAAGACGCATCCACAATCAACCGGCAAGGTCGGGGTCGTCGGCTTCTGCTGGGGTGGTGCCGTGGCCAATTACCTGGCGGTGCAATCGGCTGATATCATTGCCGCCGTGCCGTACTACGGCAAGCAGCCGCCGACGGAGGATGTGGTGAAGATCAAGGCATCCTTGCTTCTCCATTATGCCGAACTTGATGAACGCATCAATACAGGGATTCCCGATCTCAAGGAGGCCCTGCAAAAGGCCGGGGTTGAGCATGAACTCTATATGTATGCGGGGACGGAGCATGCCTTCAACAACGACACCAATCCCGCCCGGTACAACAAAGTGGCGGCGGAACTGGCCTGGAAACGGACCATCGACTTTTTGACCCGGAAGTTAAAGAGCTGACGGAGGCTTATGCACCGCCGCAGCATTTTTTGAATTTCCGGCCGCTGCCGCACGGACAGGGCTCATTTCTGCCCGTGGCGGCGGCCGCCGGGGCTTGCGATCCCACGGGTCTTTGCCATTGCCGGGCGATCTCCCGCACAAAGGGGGCGCAGTGGCTAAAAAAGAGTTTGTAACCGTCACAGAGGTAGTTGCCCTTCATTGCCTCGCCCGGCAGGTCGATAAAACGATTCTTGGGGCACTCACCATTGCACATCGTCAAGACCTCGCAGGATCGGCATACCTGCGGCAAAGAGGTGCGCTTGCCTTCGCCGAAGGCCGCCAGCTGCTCTGAGGCGAGGATCTCCGCCAGCTCGGTCTGTCGAAGGTTGCCGATGCACCATTCGGGCTGGACAAAATGATCGCAGGCGTAGACGTCGCCATTGAATTCGACGACCGGAATCTCACCGCAGGTCGGTCGAAACAGGCAAAGCGAGTGATCCTGGTGAAAGGCGGTGCGCGCCGCCTCTTCGAAAATTTGCACCTTGATGGTGCCGATATCCTTTGCCAGCCACAGGTCAAAAATCGTGCATAAAAAGGCGCCGAAGGCCTCCGGTCCCACCGTCCGGTTGCTGACACCGCCAGGGGTGTGTTCGACAAGCGGCAGAAAACTCAGATATTTCGCGCCGATGCCTGTAAAGAAACGGTACACCTGCAGGGGGAACATGACGTTGTGGTCGCTGATTACGCAGAGAATATCGGGAACAATCCCCTGGTTGACAAGGCAGGTATAGCCGCGCATGGCGGCAGCATGGCTGCCCCCTCCTTGCTTGGTTGTCCGGTAGAAATCATGGATTTCCGCCGGTCCATCAAGGCTCAGGCCGACGGAAAACCGGTTTCTTGCCAAAAACTCCGCCCAGGCATCGTCAAGCAGGGTGCCATTGGTCTGGATGCCGTTGGTAATCTGCCGGTTTGGCGGGCAATATTGATGTTGCAGCTGGATGATGCGCTGGAAATAGGCCATGCCGAGGAGGGTCGGCTCGCCGCCATGCCAGGAAAAATGCGCGGTCTTGCCGGGGTGGGCGGCAATATGTCCACGGATGTAGGCCTCCAACAGATCGTCGGCCATGCGTGGCAGTGGTTCTTCGGCAAAGAGTTCAGACTTGCCGAGGTAATAGCAATAGCGGCACTGCAAGTTGCAGCGATAGCTGGCGGGTTTGGCGAAGATCTGGAAGTCGGTGAGTTTTCTGCCCATATCGGCTGCCTGGGAAGGATTGATAGATTGAAGCAGCTGTGCCGTTCTGCCATCGGTTGCTCGGGTTTTACCACCGCGGGCTTGCTATCCGGCAACACCCCGCAAGGGGATCAAGTGCCTTAGAAATTTTCCCCCAAAAGCCGGGGATGATTTTCTAAGGCACTAACCCCTAAACAGCAACAAAAGGGATCAAGTACCTTGACGAAAAACCTCCCCTAAAAAGCAGGGGATGATTTTCTAAGGTACTAAAAACTTCAAGGTGAAGAAACATAAATACCAAGCCTACGGTTGACATCGGCACGACTTTACTTGATACTGATGGGGATATGGTTTGCGGATTATTGGCAATTCTGGTGTGTTAGCATGGTCCACATAAGGAGGAGGCAGGAGTGAAAACGGTATATTGGTTGCAAGGTGGCGGCTGTGGAGGGGATACCTTCTCCTTTTTAAGCAGTGAGTATCCGGACATTGTCGAGCTCTTGCGGACCCTCGACGTTGAACTGCTTTGGCATCCCTCACTTTCCCATATCTCGCCTGATGCCCACGATTGCCTCCTGGAAGAAATTCTTGCCGGCCGGCAGGCCCTCGACATCCTCCTCGTTGAGGGCTCGGTAATCTGCGGGCCGGCGGGTACCGGGATGTTTCATACCGTTGACGGGCATCCCAAAAAAGAGCGACTGTATGAACTCGCCTCGCAGGCAGGGGTGGTCATTGCTGTTGGCACCTGTGCGTCTTTTGGCGGGTTTGGCGCCGATGATGCGATAGAGGCCACCGGCCTGCAGTTTACCAAGAAACAACGCGGCGGTTTTCTCGGTAATGATTTTCTTGGGAAATCCGGCCAGCCGGTGATCAATCTGGCGGGATGTCCCTGTCATCATGACGTCATCGCCGGGGCGCTTATGTCGGTTGTCAGAGGGGTGATTCTGGAACTCGACAAGTATGGCCGGCCGCTCGAATGGTATAACACCACTATTCATCAGGGGTGTACCCGAAACGAGTATCATGAGTACCGGGTGGAGGAATCCGACTTTGGCGAAATGGGCTGCCTGTTTTTCCATATGGGCTGTGCCGGGCCGCTGGTGCCGGGGCCCTGTAATAAATTATTGTGGAACCAGCAGTCTTCGAAAACCCGCGCCGGCGTACCTTGTTTCGGCTGTACTGATCCGGAGTTTCCGAGGGCGTCGCCATTCTTCCAGACACCGAATATCGAGGGTATTCCGTTGTCTTTGCCGATGGGAGTGAATCGCGCCCATTATATGGTGTACAAAGGGATGGCCGCAGCCGCTGCGCCACAACACCTGCGGAACAGGAAATCGAAAGTGTAGATCGGTCATGAATCAATGTGAGTATTCGTAATGAAGGGGACAAGGACCAAATGGTCAAGATAGCGAAAGGAATAAACATTCCTCTGAATAGAGCTGAGGGCGATCTCGAGATCAAGGTTGACATGGAGGATGGGGTCATTACCGAGGCGTGGAGTGCCGGAACCCTGTACCGGGGCTTTGAAGGGATGATGCAGGGTCGTGGAGCCTTGGATGGCTTGGTGGTGACACCGCGGGTTTGCGGGATTTGCAGCATCACCCACCTCAATGCAGCCACCGAGGCCTTGGAGGCTATTGTCGGCATTGCTCCTCCTGATAACGCCAGGAGGTTGCGTAATCTCGCCTTAATGGTTGAAACCATGCAGAGTGATGTCCGTCAGGCTATTCTGATGTTTATGGTGGATTTTGCCAATCGTGACGCGTATCATGACCATCCGCTTGGCTATGAGGCGCATCAGCGCTATCAACCGCTCGCCGGTCATGCCGCGTTGGCGGTCATCCGGGAAAGCAAACTGCTGGTGCAGGTCTTGGCCATGATAGGCGGTCAATGGCCGCATACCTCGTTCATGGTCCCCGGCGGAGTCACCTCCATTCCCGAGAGTTCCAAGCTCCTCCAGTGTAGCCTGGTGGTTGACCGGTTTCAGTCATGGTACGAGAAAAGTATCCTCGGTTGTTCCCTGGAACGCTGGCTGGCGGTGCGCAGTTCTGATGATCTCGCGGCCTGGCTTGACGAAAGTCCGGCGCATCGGGACAGCGATGTGGGTTTTTTTCTGCGCTTCTGCCGTTTGGCCGGGCTCGACACCATGGGCAAGGGGCCGAACCGTTTCCTTTCCTACGGCAACCTTCCCTTGCCTGCCGAGACTGGTCTGCAGGGCAGTGGCGGCAGATTGATGGCCGCCGGTTGCGCCGTTGGAACGACGGTCTTTCCTTTGCAGGCGGCAAAAATCACTGAAGATGTTTCCCATTCCTGGTATGAGCAGGGCGGCGATCCGCTGCATCCGTTTTCCGGTAAGACCAAGCCTTACGCCTCAGGGCAAGGCGGCCGGTTTTATTCCTGGGTCAAGGCACCCCGCTACGGCGGTGAAGTTGTCGAGACCGGGCCGCTTGCCGAGATGCTCATCGATGGCAATCCTCTCTTTCACAGCCTGATCACCGAAAACGGACCGAATGTCATGGTCCGGCAGCTGGCCCGTCTGGTGCGGCCGGCGCGGCTTCTCGCCCCGGTGAAAACCTGGCTGGATGAATTGCAGGTGAAACGCCATGAGAGCTTCTATCAATCGGTGAAGTCTATCCCCGACGGTCAGGGGGCCGGTATGATCGAAGCGGCCCGTGGGGCTTTGGGGCACTGGGTGAAAATCCAGGATGAGAAGATCTCCCAATACCAGATCATCACCCCCACCGCCTGGAACGGCTCGCCGCGTGACGAACAGGGAGTTCGCGGGGCATGGGAGGAGGCCTTGATCGGCACACCGATCAAGGACGTTCGCAATCCGGTCGAGGCCGGACATGTCGTCCGGTCGTTTGACCCATGCCTGGTATGCGCCGTTCACTGCCTGGAAAAGGGGGAACAAAAAGGAACCGTGCGTATTGGTCTGGGCCGATGAGGGCAACCATCATCTGTATCGGCAATCGCTTTGTTCCAGAAGACGCCGCCGGTATGGCTGTCTTTGACAGATTGCAGGCAATGCGGCCATTGCCTGCACAGGTCGAGCTCGTCGAGGGCGGGCTTGCCGGGCTCAATCTCCTGCCGCTTTTGGAGCGGGGCGGCAGGGTGGTCTTTGTCGATGCGGTGCGGGGTTTTGCCGGGGAAGGGGAGATCGTCCTTTTGACCCACGAAGAAATCTGCCAGGCGAAGGCTGCCCCTCATCACGACCATGGCGCTGGTCTAGCCTATGTCCTTGCCGTGCTGCCCAAGGTTTATGACGGCGAACTGCCGGAGGAGATTGTTCTCCTGGGGCTGGAAGGAAGGTGTGCGGTGCAAACCGTTGAAAAGGCAGCGGCGATGGCGGTTGTCATCGCCACGAAGGGGCTGAGGGGTCTGCGGTGATGGAAAAAACGCGAGAAGAGATGCAGCTGGAAATCGACATGCTGCGCCAAGAGATCAAGGTGGCCCGTGAGGCGGCGGAGATTACCTCCGATCTCGTGGTGAAGCAGTTTGAGCAAACCGAGCAGATGCTCCATCGCTTCCAGGTTGCCGACTCCGAACGGCAGGCGGTGCTTGATGGTGCCACTCAGTTGTCCATTATCGCCACCTACCTGGATGGCACCATCCAGCTCTTCAGCAAGGGTGCCGCAACCCTGCTCGGCTACAGCCCCGGCGAGATGATCAATCACAAAAATATCCTGTCTCTTCATCTTGCCGAGGAGCTTGACTATTACGGCAGGAAGGTCTGTGGCATACCGGAGTCGAGCCTTCATGGCATGAAGGTATTTGAGCAGTTTGTCAAACAGAAACAAAGCCGCGCTCAGGAATGGGTGTATGTCTGTAAAGATGGTTCGTATCTAACAGTGAGTCTGTCGGTTACCAGCCTGTTCAGTCCCATGGGGCGGGTTGTCGGCTATCTTTTCACGGCGATGGACATGACTCACCAGAAGCAGATGGAGCGCGAACTCATAGCCGCCAAGGAGCAGGCGGAGGCGGCCAATGCCTCGCGCGGGGATTTTCTGGCGCGGATGAGCCACGAGATTCGCACCCCGATGAATGGCATCATCGGCATGGCCTCCTTGCTGCGCAAGACGGAGCTGAGCGACAAACAGGGGCATTATGTCGAAAAGGTACTGAGTTCCGCCAACACCCTGCTCGGTCTGATCAATGATATCCTTGATTTTTCGAAGATAGATGCCGGCAAGCTGCAGCTTGAGGAAGTGCCCTTTAACCTGGAAGAAATTCTTGGCAATATTGCCACGGTGGTCGGTATTCAGGCGGAGAAAAAGGGGTTGGAGTTTATCTTTCGGATCGACTCGGGGGTCTCGCTACATCTCATCGGCGATCCCTTGCGTCTTGGTCAGGTGCTGATGAATCTTGCCGGTAATGCGGTGAAATTTACCGATCACGGCGAGATCGTCATCGCCGTCGACATCGCCGACCGCGAGGAAGACTCTCTCACCCTGCGATTTTCCGTCCGTGATACCGGTATCGGTCTACAACCGGACCAGGTGGCTCGGCTCTTTTCGGCGTTTACCCAAGCCGATGATTCAATCACCCGCAAATACGGCGGCACCGGGCTCGGCCTGGCCATCTGCAAACAATTGACGGAGTTGATGGGTGGCAGGATATGGGCCAATAGCCTGCCGGGGCAGGGCATGGAGTTCGTTTTTACTGCCAAAATGCGCCTGCTCGAAAGAGCTGAGAGCCAGGTAATCGGCCCAGCGTCGTCCCTCCGGGGCATTCGCGCCCTGGTCGTTGATGACAACGGGGCGGCGCGGGAAGTACTTTCGTCCATGCTCGGTTCCTTGAATATGCGAGTCGATACCGCCGTCGATGGGATGTCGGCGATCGCCTGTCTGGAGCAGGCAGTTGAAGAGGGGAAACCCTATGACGTTGTGCTTCTTGACTGGATTATGCCGGGTATTGACGGCATCGAGACGGCCAGACGGATTAAGGGCAATTCGGTGCTTGCCCGCGTTCCGGCGATGCTGATGGTCACCGCCAATGGCCGCGAGGAGGCCTATGTCGAGGCGGAAAAGGTTGGCCTTGACGGATTTTTGCTCAAACCGGTGTATGCCTCGGTGATGTACGATGCCCTGGTGGATATCCTGGGCGTAGAAAGTATGGCCAAACCTTCGACTATGAGCAGAAATGATAACACGGCGGTTGATCTTAATGAAATTGCCGGGGCGCGAATTCTTCTGGTCGATGATAACCTGATCAATCAGGAGGTGGCGAGTGAATTTCTCAAAGATGGCGGGATGGCGGTGACCATTGTCAGTAACGGCCAGGAATGTCTCCAGGCCCTGGAAAACAATTCCTTTGACTTGCTGCTCATGGACATTCAGATGCCGGTCATGGACGGGCTTGAGGCAACGAGAAAGATCCGGGAAAACCGTGCCTTGCAGTGTCTGCCGATTATTGCCATGACCGCCCATGCGATGATCGGCGACCGGGAAAAGAGCCTGGCCGCCGGGATGAATGACCATATCACCAAACCTATTGATTCAGCGGTACTCTACCGCACCCTACAAAAATGGCTGCGGGGAAGAGTTACGGCAGTGGAGGAGCATTCGGAGCCTGAGGCAGCGGCTGCGACCCCTGCCGAGGCGTCCATCCTGCCGGCCCATCTACCGGGGATAAACCAAAGCGCGGCGTTGTTGATTCTTAACAACAAGACCGATCTTTTTTTGAAGATGCTCAATGAATTTAAAAAGAGTTTCAGTTCGCTGCCCACCCTTCTGCGGGAGCTGTCCGGCGTCGGCGACTGGCCGGAGATCGGCAAAAAGGCCCATACGGTCAAGGGTGTTGCCAGCTACATCGGGGCATTTGCCCTGATGCGGGCGGCGGAGCAGTTGGAGAATGCGGTACGAACCGACCAAAGGGAGGCAGCTGGACAACATTTGGCTCCCTTTGTCGAGGCACTTGATGAAATTCTTTCTTCTCTAGCGATTCTGCCGCCTGCCGATGGATTGCAAGACCAAGAGCCGCTCGAGATTCCGAAGAGAGAGGTCAGTTTTACAGCAGTTGAAGAACCGCTTCTGCGCTTGATTACTCACCTGCAAAAAGGCGAGCTGATCGCCGAGGAGCAGTTTCTTGTTGTGGAAAAGCTCCTCTCCGGCACCGCCTATGCCCACCAATCGCGAAAAATCGCCTATCTAATCGAGGATATCGAATATGCCGCGGCGGCGGAACAGGCCAGGGTCTTGTTCGATACTATCAAGCAAAAAGGTGTGAACTGACCATGGAGCAGAAGGACAAACCGCGCATTCTGATAGTCGATGATGAAAAGATGAACCTGAAGGTCCTGGCCGATCTTTTGAAGGAGGAATACTCCCCGGTGCTGGCCAGAGATGGTGAGCAGGCTTTGCAGCACGCCCTTGGTGATTCGCCGCCGGATCTCATTCTTCTTGATGTGGTGATGCCGCAGATGGGCGGCTACGAAGTTATTAAACATCTGAAAAATAACGATAAAACCAATAAAATCCCGGTCATCTTCGTTACCGCTCTCGACTCCGTCCTTGATGAAGAGCATGGCCTGAAGCTCGGGGCAGTTGATTACATCACCAAGCCCTTTTCTCCGCCCATTGTAAAAATTCGCATTGCCAATCATCTGCGCATTGTCCACCAATACCGGTTGCTCGATCAGCTGGCCTATCTCGACGGCCTCACCGAGGTATCCAACCGCCGTCGTTTTGACGATGTATTTCAGAAGGAATGGTCCAGGGCCAGCCGCAACGGTTCCCCGATATCTCTGGCCATGGTGGATGTCGATTTCTTTAAACCCTATAACGATCATTACGGCCATGCCATGGGTGACCGCACCCTGCGGCGGGTCGCCAAGGCGCTTGGCAGTGTCCTTATGCGGCCGGCAGATGTCATCGCCCGCTATGGCGGTGAGGAATTTGTATTACTCCTGCCGGAGACCGACGCCTTTGCGGCAAAAGGAGTCGCCGAACGGGCCTTGCAAAAAATTGCCCGGCTGAATATCCCCCACCTTTTTTCGGGGGCTGCCAAACACGTGTCAGTGAGCATCGGGCTTGTGACCTCGCAAATCAGCGACGGCCTCACCGCCAAAATCTTTATGGCGGCGGCCGATAAAAATATGTATCAGGCCAAGGAAAACGGCCGAAATCGCATCGTTGCCAGTGTGCTCGGTTTTTAGTGCTTCGTCTGTTGTGAAAACGCCCGCCGTCCCCGCCACAACCGAATTTTTGTTACCATCCAGATAGAGAAAAAAACCCCCTAAAAAATATTGTGCGGCACAAAGAAATACACTACCATGGTGCCGATTTGGGAAAAGTTGCGAATGGACCGGTCTTAAGGGAGGAGGCCGACTACCACATTTTGCTTTTCATCACAACCAGTAAGCCCCACCCATCTCTGATATCCTGCCGGTTGTCAGTGCCATCATGCATAAGCCATTACAAGAATTTCAAGACGAATTGAACCAGCTCTTTGCCAAAGCTTGCGAAGACCAGCAAAACGGCCGGCTCGACGATGCCGGACGGTCGTATCTCAAGCTGCTTGACTACTTTGCCGAGGTGCCGGTCCTGCATTACAACCTCGGTCTGGTTTACTATGGCCAGGGCTACTATGCACAGGCCCGGGATGCCTTTATCAGGGCGGCGGAGCTGCAGCCGGGCGATGCCGATATACTCTTTAATCTCGCCCTCAGTAAAAAACGTGCAGGTGACCCGGAAGGGGCCATAATCGCCTACCAAGAGGTGCTGAGGGAGCATCCGGCGGACGTCGACGCCCTGTACAATCTGGCCGGCTGTTACAAGGATACCTCGCAGTACACCCTGGCCATGGCCACCTATCGCGAGGTGCTGGCCTTGGCTCCAGAGCACCAGTCGGCGAACAGCAATCTCGCCTTTCTCTACCATCTGGCGGGCGATGTTGACCAGGCGGTGTGGTATTACCGCATGGTTTTACGGCACAACCCGGAACACCAGGCGGCAAAACATATGGTCGCCGCATTGACCGGAGAACTCGCCACCTCTTCCCCCGATCTCTATGTTAAAGAGGTCTTCGACAATTATTCCGAATATTTTGAACGCAGTCTGGTCGGCGATCTTGAATACTGTGTGCCAAAGAGCATCAGGGCCCTCTTTGACCGAATCTTTGCCGGGGAAAAGAGCTTTGCCCACGGCCTCGATCTCGGCTGCGGCACCGGCCTTGGCGGTCAGGCCTTCGCCGATCTGGTGGAGATTCTCGATGGCCTCGATTTGTCGGACAAGATGATTGCCATGGCCGCGAAAAAGGGCATTTATCGCCAGCTCCACGCCGCCAGCATTGCCGGGTTTCTGCAGGAGGTCGAAGAGAGTTTTGATTTTTATCTGGCCGCCGATGTCTTTGCCTATGTCGGCGATCTGCAGGAGACCTTTACTCTCCTCCGGCGGCGCGCCCGACCCGAGGTCCTGTTCTGCTTTTCCACCGAGGCCGGACAAGATTACCCCTATCACTTGGAAACCACTGGACGTTTTGCCCACTCGCCGCAGTATATCGACGAGGTGGCCAAGGCCACCGGCTGGCAGGTCGTTGCCAGGCAGGAAACCGCTCTGCGCAAGGAAATGGGGGCCTGGGTACAGGGAGATCTTTGGCTGCTACGTCTCGCCCCCGATAACTTGGGTATGAAATAGTGAACTTTTGCTTTAGAAGGGCGGTTCGGAAGAAAACTGCAGGAGTCTGCCGGTAAGCGGGTGGAGAAACTGCAAAAAGGTCGCATGCAGGCACATCTGCTCACCGTCCCGTCCGGTACCGTACAGGCTGTCGCCGACAATCGGCGCGGCAAGCCCCAGGGGATGGGCGGCGTGTACCCGCAGCTGGTGGGTGCGACCGGTGAGGGGGGTGAAGATGACCCGGGTATAACTTCCCTCAACTGCGACCTTTTGCCAGCCGGTGATCCCCAGTTTGCCATGCAATGGGTCGTAAATCTGCAGGGGGCGGTTGTCCGGATCAAGACGGAAGGGCAGGCGGATTTCGCCACCTTCACCGGCAACAATTCCCTCCAGGAGCGCCATATAACGCTTAGTAACCAGGCGATCCTCGAACTGCCGGGACAGTACCCTGTGTGCCAGGGCGGTCACGGCAAAGACCATCAGCCCGGAGGTGTACATGTCGAGACGGTGCACCGCCGGTTGGCCGATCATCGCCGGAAAGCGGCGGCGCAGTCTGGCCGCGACGCAGTCCTGCTTGTCCGGGCCGCGACCGGGCACGGCGAGCAGGCCGCCAGGCTTACCAACGACGACGAATGCTTCATCGGCAAAAACAATTTCCATCTCTTCATCCATGTCTGATTGCATGGCCGGTCATTCTTCCAGGCCGCAAAGCATAAAACCAAGAATCGGCTGACATTTTTCCCGGCAAGAACCACTGAAGGTACCGTGTTGCCGGGTGCCGGAGGGGTTCTCCCGTCCCCAGTAAAATTCGGTGAGACCCACCGGTCGCAGCTGGTTCCGGGCGGCATAATTCAAGAGTTTTGGCGCGCAGCAGTCGCCGGTCCCAGTCGGCATGCCGGATTTTTCCCCGTAAAAGGCCTCGTCGAGACCGACCGTTTCTCCCCGGAAATTGCTGAGCCGGTACAATCCATGCATCTCCCGCATCAGCTGTTGGGATTGCCGGCGCCGTTCCCGGCGCAGGTTCAGCCATTTTTCATCATGGGCCCGGCAGCCGTCGATATCCCGGCTCAGGGCCTTGATCCGCGGCTCCACCAGCGCACTGAGTGCCATAAATTCATCCACCGGAAAAAGCGGCGGCACCCAGCCGTCGACCAGCCAGAAACCGTTGTACTGGCCCGAGAAGGCGCGCAGAATAGTAGTTGTCCCGTCCGGACCTAGACATTCGAGGATGCCGAACATCTTGCCTCGCGCCGGGCCAAGGAGCCAATCGGTTGCCAGGGCCGGCAGAGCAGGGGAATGGCCAGCAAAAAGATCGATGGTCCCTTGGTCAGTCAAGAGATCCATGAGTTGCCGGCTATGGGCGAGGGTGTTGCCCGGGCCGAGCCAGTGTTTCCGGCCGCATCGCCTGCAGAAACCGCCACTTTTTATGACGTCGTTGCCGGTTCCGGCATGTATTGGCCTGGGTGGTTGATGGAAAATCATTTTTGCGCGGTGCCGGTGGTTCTTCCTGGATAGGGGCCTTGGGGACTGGGGCAAGATACACCGCCCGGGAGCAAATGCCCAATCTTTTCCGGGGTACGGGAAAGCAATGGTTGTTGTGCCCTGGCCGATTGGCAAGGCCTTGCTTCCGCTTAAAATTTTAATG
Proteins encoded in this region:
- a CDS encoding tetratricopeptide repeat protein; this translates as MHKPLQEFQDELNQLFAKACEDQQNGRLDDAGRSYLKLLDYFAEVPVLHYNLGLVYYGQGYYAQARDAFIRAAELQPGDADILFNLALSKKRAGDPEGAIIAYQEVLREHPADVDALYNLAGCYKDTSQYTLAMATYREVLALAPEHQSANSNLAFLYHLAGDVDQAVWYYRMVLRHNPEHQAAKHMVAALTGELATSSPDLYVKEVFDNYSEYFERSLVGDLEYCVPKSIRALFDRIFAGEKSFAHGLDLGCGTGLGGQAFADLVEILDGLDLSDKMIAMAAKKGIYRQLHAASIAGFLQEVEESFDFYLAADVFAYVGDLQETFTLLRRRARPEVLFCFSTEAGQDYPYHLETTGRFAHSPQYIDEVAKATGWQVVARQETALRKEMGAWVQGDLWLLRLAPDNLGMK
- a CDS encoding diguanylate cyclase, which gives rise to MEQKDKPRILIVDDEKMNLKVLADLLKEEYSPVLARDGEQALQHALGDSPPDLILLDVVMPQMGGYEVIKHLKNNDKTNKIPVIFVTALDSVLDEEHGLKLGAVDYITKPFSPPIVKIRIANHLRIVHQYRLLDQLAYLDGLTEVSNRRRFDDVFQKEWSRASRNGSPISLAMVDVDFFKPYNDHYGHAMGDRTLRRVAKALGSVLMRPADVIARYGGEEFVLLLPETDAFAAKGVAERALQKIARLNIPHLFSGAAKHVSVSIGLVTSQISDGLTAKIFMAAADKNMYQAKENGRNRIVASVLGF
- a CDS encoding response regulator, whose amino-acid sequence is MEKTREEMQLEIDMLRQEIKVAREAAEITSDLVVKQFEQTEQMLHRFQVADSERQAVLDGATQLSIIATYLDGTIQLFSKGAATLLGYSPGEMINHKNILSLHLAEELDYYGRKVCGIPESSLHGMKVFEQFVKQKQSRAQEWVYVCKDGSYLTVSLSVTSLFSPMGRVVGYLFTAMDMTHQKQMERELIAAKEQAEAANASRGDFLARMSHEIRTPMNGIIGMASLLRKTELSDKQGHYVEKVLSSANTLLGLINDILDFSKIDAGKLQLEEVPFNLEEILGNIATVVGIQAEKKGLEFIFRIDSGVSLHLIGDPLRLGQVLMNLAGNAVKFTDHGEIVIAVDIADREEDSLTLRFSVRDTGIGLQPDQVARLFSAFTQADDSITRKYGGTGLGLAICKQLTELMGGRIWANSLPGQGMEFVFTAKMRLLERAESQVIGPASSLRGIRALVVDDNGAAREVLSSMLGSLNMRVDTAVDGMSAIACLEQAVEEGKPYDVVLLDWIMPGIDGIETARRIKGNSVLARVPAMLMVTANGREEAYVEAEKVGLDGFLLKPVYASVMYDALVDILGVESMAKPSTMSRNDNTAVDLNEIAGARILLVDDNLINQEVASEFLKDGGMAVTIVSNGQECLQALENNSFDLLLMDIQMPVMDGLEATRKIRENRALQCLPIIAMTAHAMIGDREKSLAAGMNDHITKPIDSAVLYRTLQKWLRGRVTAVEEHSEPEAAAATPAEASILPAHLPGINQSAALLILNNKTDLFLKMLNEFKKSFSSLPTLLRELSGVGDWPEIGKKAHTVKGVASYIGAFALMRAAEQLENAVRTDQREAAGQHLAPFVEALDEILSSLAILPPADGLQDQEPLEIPKREVSFTAVEEPLLRLITHLQKGELIAEEQFLVVEKLLSGTAYAHQSRKIAYLIEDIEYAAAAEQARVLFDTIKQKGVN
- a CDS encoding RluA family pseudouridine synthase — translated: MQSDMDEEMEIVFADEAFVVVGKPGGLLAVPGRGPDKQDCVAARLRRRFPAMIGQPAVHRLDMYTSGLMVFAVTALAHRVLSRQFEDRLVTKRYMALLEGIVAGEGGEIRLPFRLDPDNRPLQIYDPLHGKLGITGWQKVAVEGSYTRVIFTPLTGRTHQLRVHAAHPLGLAAPIVGDSLYGTGRDGEQMCLHATFLQFLHPLTGRLLQFSSEPPF
- a CDS encoding hydrogenase maturation protease: MRATIICIGNRFVPEDAAGMAVFDRLQAMRPLPAQVELVEGGLAGLNLLPLLERGGRVVFVDAVRGFAGEGEIVLLTHEEICQAKAAPHHDHGAGLAYVLAVLPKVYDGELPEEIVLLGLEGRCAVQTVEKAAAMAVVIATKGLRGLR